In the genome of Carassius carassius chromosome 47, fCarCar2.1, whole genome shotgun sequence, one region contains:
- the LOC132130519 gene encoding glutamine--fructose-6-phosphate aminotransferase [isomerizing] 2-like — protein MCGIFAYLNYRVPRTRRDILQTLIKGLQRLEYRGYDSAGVAVDGSGKDHAVSISLYKKTGKVKALDEEIYKNNSIDFEAELDTHFGIAHTRWATHGEPSSLNSHPHRSDKNNEFVVIHNGIITNYKELKKFLVSKGYEFESDTDTEVIPKLIKYLYDNRENDYVSFSTLVERVIKQLEGAFALVFKSIHFPGEAVATRRGSPLLIGVRSQYELSTEQIPVQYNCGDSRTNEQEKNEENRRGSTNALHSVDDRLAVEFYLASDASAIIEHTNKVIYLEDDDVAVVNEGKLYVRRIKRKAGEDSVRVIQTLQMELQQIMKGNFKAFMQKEIFEQPESVVNTMRGRIFFDSNTVILGGLSDHLKEIKRCRRLILIGCGTSYHAAVATRQILEELTELPVMVELASDFLDRITPVFRDDVCFFISQSGETADTLMALRYCKQRGALTVGVTNTVGSSICRETDCGVHINAGPEVGVASTKAYTSQFVSLIMFALMMSEDRLSMQQRRLEIINGLKKLPELIKEVLALDDKIKSIADELHHQRSLLVMGRGYNYSTCLEGALKIKEITYMHSEGIMAGELKHGPLALIDKHMPVIMIIMRDACYQKCHNALQQVTARQGRPIILCCQDDPEISKMAYKTIELPHTVDCLQGILSVIPLQLISFHLAVLRGYDVDCPRNLAKSVTVE, from the exons ATGTGCG GAATTTTCGCCTACCTGAATTACAGAGTACCACGGACGAGGAGGGATATCTTACAGACCCTAATAAAGGGACTTCAAAGACTGGAATACAGGGGTTATGACTCTGCAG GTGTTGCAGTAGACGGCTCAGGGAAAGATCATGCTGTTAGTATCAGCCTCTATAAGAAGACAGGGAAGGTGAAAGCTCTTGATGAAGAGATCTACA AGAACAACTCCATCGATTTCGAGGCAGAACTGGACACACACTTTGGCATTGCACACACTCGCTGGGCCACGCATGGAGAGCCCAGTTCACTCAACAGCCACCCACATCGATCTGACAAGAACAATG AATTTGTTGTCATCCACAACGGCATCATCACAAATTACAAGGAGCTGAAGAAGTTCCTG GTTTCTAAAGGCTATGAGTTCGAGTCGGACACAGACACAGAGGTCATCCCGAAGTTGATCAAGTATCTCTATGACAACCGCGAGAATGATTATGTGTCCTTCTCCACCCTAGTGGAGCGCGTCATCAAGCAGCTG GAAGGGGCATTTGCTCTGGTTTTCAAAAGCATTCATTTCCCAGGAGAGGCAGTTGCCACCAG AAGGGGCAGTCCACTGCTCATCGGTGTGCGCAGTCAGTATGAGCTTTCCACAGAGCAGATCCCTGTCCAGTACAATTGTG GTGATTCCAGGACAAATGAACAGGAGAAAAACGAAGAGAACCGAAGAGGCAGTACCAATGCCTTGCACTCAGTCGATGACAGACTGGCAGTGGAGTTTTACTTAGCGTCTGATGCTAG tgCTATCATTGAGCATACCAACAAGGTGATTTATCTTGAGGATGATGATGTCGCCGTGGTGAATGAGGGGAAGTTGTATGTGCGCCGTATTAAACGTAAAGCAGGCGAAGACTCCGTCCGAGTCATTCAGACCCTACAGATGGAGCTCCAGCAGATCATGAAAG GTAACTTCAAGGCTTTCATGCAGAAGGAGATCTTTGAGCAGCCTGAATCTGTCGTCAACACCATGAGAGGCAGAATCTTTTTTGACAGCAACACAG TTATTCTTGGTGGCCTGTCTGACCATCTGAAGGAGATCAAGAGATGCAGACGCTTGATCTTGATTGGCTGTGGAACCAGTTACCATGCAGCAGTGGCA ACACGTCAGATCCTTGAAGAGTTGACTGAGCTTCCTGTTATGGTCGAGTTGGCCAGTGATTTCCTAGACCGCATCACACCCGTTTTCAGAGATGATGTCTGTTTCTTCATCAGCCAGTCGG GTGAGACGGCAGACACTCTGATGGCATTACGCTACTGTAAGCAGCGCGGGGCACTGACTGTAGGAGTCACCAACACTGTTGGCAGCTCCATCTGCAGGGAGACCGACTGTGGAGTTCACATCAATGCTGGCCCTGAGGTTGGAGTTGCCAGCACTAAG GCCTACACTAGTCAGTTTGTGTCTCTGATCATGTTTGCCCTGATGATGAGTGAAGACAGGCTTTCAATGCAGCAGAGAAGACTGGAGATCATCAATGGCCTCAAGAAACTGCCAG AGCTGATCAAGGAAGTTCTGGCTCTTGATGACAAAATCAAAAGCATTGCAGATGAGCTCCACCATCAGAGGTCTCTATTAGTCATGGGTCGAGGCTACAACTACTCCACCTGCCTAGAGGGGGCTCTG AAAATAAAAGAGATCACTTACATGCACTCAGAGGGCATTATGGCTGGAGAGTTGAAGCACGGCCCATTGGCGTTGATTGACAAGCATATGCCTGTCATCATGATCATCATGAGAGATGCTTGCTACCAAAAGTGCCATAATGCCTTGCAACAGGTCACTGCCAGACAG GGCCGCCCCATCATCCTATGTTGCCAGGACGACCCAGAGATCAGTAAAATGGCATATAAGACCATTGAACTGCCTCACACAGTGGACTGTCTGCAGGGCATCCTCAGTGTCATTCCACTGCAGCTCATATCCTTCCATCTGGCTGTTCTCAGAGGATATGAT GTGGACTGCCCAAGAAACCTGGCCAAATCTGTGACCGTAGAGTGA